The genomic DNA GGGTTTAAAGGTAGCATTAATTGAAAAACATCTCATGGGTGGAGATTGTTTAAATGTCGGTTGTGTACCTTCTAAGGCTTTAATTCGTTCTTCCCGCGTCATTGGTGAAATTTGGAAAGCGCAAGATTTAGGTATCAATGTTTCCCAAAATTATGATGTTGATTTTGCGACGGTGATGGCTAGGTTACGGAAAATTAGATCCGGTATTAGTCATCATGATTCAGCAGCTAGATTTAAAAATTTAGGTGTTGATGTTTTTTTAGGTAGTGGTCAATTTGCTAGTAAGAATACTATAGAAGTTGATGGGCAAATTCTCAAGTTTAAAAAAGCTGTAATTGCTACGGGTGCAAGGGCAGTAAAACCAGAAATTCGGGGTATAGAAGCGGCTGGTTATTTAACTAATGAAACGGTATTTTCTCTGATTCAAAAACCTCATCAATTAGCGGTAATTGGTGGTGGACCAATTGGTTGTGAATTGGCACAAGCGTTCCGGCGGTTGGGTTGTGAAGTCACCTTATTTCATCATGGTTCACATATTTTGAATAAAGAAGATCGAGAAGCAGCGGAAATTTTAGAACGGGTTTTAACTGATGAAGGGATTAATTTAGTTTTAAATTGTCAATTAGAAGAAGTGGTGACAGTAACTGAAGGAAAACAACTTTATTTTTCAACCAATGGAAAACGAGATTCTGTAACGGTCAATGAAATTTTAGTAGGTGCGGGGAGAGCGCCAAATGTAGAAGGTTTGAATTTAGAAAAGGTAGGTGTAGAGTATGATCAAAAGTATGGGGTGAAGGTAAATGATTATTTACAAACTACCAACCTTAATATTTATGCAGCGGGTGATATCTGCATGAATTGGAAATTTACCCATGCAGCGGATGCAGCAGCAAGAATAGTCATTAAAAATACTCTGTTTTCTCCCTTTGGTTTAGGACGTTCTCAACTGAGTAAATTAGTAATGCCTTGGGTGACATATACTGATCCAGAAATTGCTCATGTAGGAATATATGCACAGGAAGCGAAAAAACTGGGTATGGAAATAGAAACAATTAAGATTAGTTTTAATAATTTAGATCGAGCAATTACTGATAGTGAAGAAGCGGGATTTTTAAAGATTCATCATAAAAAAGGAACTGATGAAATTATCGGTGCAACCATCGTTGCTAGTCATGCGGGGGAAATGATTTCTGAAATTACTACCGCTATTGTGAATAAAATTGGTTTGAGTAAACTAAGCGGTGTTATTCATCCTTACCCAACCCAAGCGGAAGCAATTAAAAAAGCCGCAGATGCTTATCGTCGGACACTTTTAACATCAAAAACTAAAAAGATTTTGCAATTTTTAACTAAGCTTTCTTGATGTATTTATTTTTGAAATTTGCAGATTTAACTTTATAAATTTGATTCCGTTTCAGGAGCGATGATTTCCCCACTACCCAGTTGTAAAATTATATCGTGATCGGTAATCAATTCATTCAGGTCTGTAACCGTTAAATTCATATTTTTGCAAGCTTGGCTTAGTGAGTAAGAAAATGTTTTAACATCATCACCATAGCCACATTGATAAGCAGCAATTTGTATTCCTTGTTTGGCATTTGCTCTCGCACAATCTACCAATTCTGTACCAGATAATTTTGTTGGTGACATCATAAACTCTTTTATCTAAATTATATCTTTTATGTTCAATCTTGTTTTTAACTTTACTTTGTCATCCTTAAATATTGTCAATTACTTATACTTTATTCATCTATCTGATGGAGTAAATTTAATTATGTAATCATGAGTGATTGATTTTTTGATTTCTCCTCATAGATTATGATAACTAATAGAAAGAACCTTGAATTGACATTTCAATTCAAGGTTAACTATGTATATTACTCCCAATAGTCTGTAATTTCAGACCTTTACACCCTGAATAGTTGCAAACAGATTTTTACAAAAGGCACTCATTTTTGGCAAATAGGTGTGAAGTTTTCTCCCCACATCGCACACACTTTTAATCCAACTACTGAAAACAAGTACAAGACCTCTATAGATGTAGGATTTCTCCTTAGTTAACATCTGCTTCTAATTTAACCATTATCTAATTGCTGGTTATCATTCTCTAGAAGTAAATAAGCTGTAATTTTTTCTACCGGAAGATATATAATATATTGATTTTTAATTCAACAGTTTGCAAGTATGGTTATATCTTAATAAAATATCTGAATTTGGGTATAGATAGTTGAAAATTTAGAATTATAAAATATCATTTCAAGCTGTAGAAGGAATTAACAAAAAGATACAGATTAAATTATTATTTATAGTCTCTCCAAGAATATAGCTGATATAGTAAAGATTGATTGGTATCTATCTTGGTTAGAAGGAATTTGTAACTTGGTGTGGGAAAAAGTAACTAATCAGTAAGTAGATTTTTCCCCTTTCCCTATTAACCGAAAAAATAATCATTTATTCGGGGAATGAATTATGATAACAATGAATATTTCTAATTTAGAGCAGATTGAGGAGTTTCACAATTTACAATTAACTTTACGTGAACGCTGGAAAACTAGCGAAATTTTTGATAAAAGTGAAGCAGATATTTTAATTATTCCTTCTTTGAGTATTGATCAAGGAGAATTACAAAAAATAGAAGGTTGTGAACACTATGAAGAAAGATTACTTTTCTCATTAATTCGATTAAGAAATCCCCGGACTAGGTTAATTTATGTGACATCAATGCCACTACATCCGAGTATTATTGATTATTATTTACAACTACTTCCGGGAATTCCATTTTCCCATGCTCGTCATCGTTTATTACTACTTTCTACCTATGATGCTTCTCTAAAACCCCTCAGTCAAAAAATATTAGAACGTCCTCGGTTAATAGCAAAAATTCGTCAAGCTTTACGGTTAGATAAAGCTTTTATGGTGTGCTACAATTCCAGTTTTTGGGAAGCAGAATTGTCACTAAAATTAAATGTACCTCTCTATGCTGCTGCACCAGATTTACATATTTGGGGGACAAAAAGCGGTAGTAGAGAAATTTTTAATCATAGTGGTGTACCCCATCCCAAAGGTAGTAACCTGGTTTGGAATTCCCCAGATTTAGCAACAGCAGCGGCAAATTTATGGGAAAGTCAACCCATATTAAAACGAATGGTTGTTAAACTCAATGAGGGTATTTCTGGTGAAGGAAATGCAATTTTAGATTTACAACCTTTAACAGATTTTGCACCAGGTAAAAGTTCCCATGCTCAAAGGGTAGCAGCAATTAGCGATCGCTTTGTAAATCTGCGTTTTCAAGCCACAAAAGAAACCTGGTCTAACTTTTCTCAACGTATCCCAGAACTCGGTGCAATAGTCGAATCATTTATAGAAGGAGAAATTAAACGTTCTCCCAGTGTCCAAGGACGCATTACACCTGATGGAAAAGTCGAAATTCTCTCCACCCATGATCAAATTCTCGGTGGTCCCGACGGTCAAATTTATCTCGGTTGTCGCTTTCCTGCTGATCAAGAATACAGATTACAACTACAACAATTAGGTTTACAAGTAGGTGAAAAACTTGCAGAAAAAGGCACTTTAGAAAGATATGGAGTAGACTTTGTTACCGTTGATCAAGGTGATGGCAAATGGGATATTCAAGCCATAGAAATTAACCTCCGCAAAGGTGGAACTACCCACCCATTTATGACCTTAAAATTATTAACTAATGGCGATTATGATCTATCCACAGGTTTATTTTATAGCCAACAAGGAAAATCTAAATATTACATTGCTACTGACAATTTACAAAATGATCACTACCGGGGATTATTACCTAATGATTTAATGGATATTATCGCCCATCATAGATTACATTTTGATACTGGCACGGAAACAGGATCAGTATTTCATCTCATGGGTTGTCTTTCCCAATTCGGAAAATTAGGATTAACCAGCATAGGAGATTCTCCTCAAGAAGCAGAAGATATTTATAACAAAGTTATTCAAGTTCTCGATTTAGAAAGCAGTGATGAACATATTGGAGATCAACTGTTTTCTGATTATGCTTTTCCTATTACCGCTGATAGTTTTGGTTATTGATAATTAGCCAGCATTCAGCCCCTAGATAAATAATTAACTAATAGCTGAATGCTATCTAAAATTTACCAATTTGCTGCATGACGTTTTTTATAGGCAACACCAGTAAAAGGTTGAAAACCAATCACCGGATAAGCATCATCCGTAGGGCTAAAAATTCTCATGAAAGCTTCAGAAATAAACTGGATCATACTAGCAAGCACTCTGGAGATAATCATAATTTTCGACTCCTTTTTTTATGCTCTTGATCTGAGATATTTATAACTTTACTGCCGATATTTATTAACTGCTCATCTTCGCAATATATTGCAAGTTTCCGCAATAATTTTTTAAATATGTTTGCAATACTTAATTAATTGGATAATTCAAACTCTCTTTATTAATTCTAATTGTCAATTCTCTCAAAGTCAAAGCCCATTTTTTGCCGTTATTACTCGATAATACTATTAATAAATATCAAATTACAGGTATTTATAGCTAAATTTTCCTTGATTTATAACTATTTTAGCCATTATCAGCCTAAGACTTGACATTAATTATGGTAGAAACTACCATAATAAAATAAGCACTCTTGCTAGGACGCTTAAAAATGACAAATTTTGCGGATGTTAATCACAATAAAGACAGCGGACAAAACCCAGAATTAAATATCAACCCTGAAAACTACAGCTTGCTAACTGACTTGTATCAGCTAACAATGACAGCTTGTTACACTGGAGAAGGGATAGAACAAAAACAAGCCAGTTTTGAAATGTTTGTCAGGCGCTTACCTGAAGGTTTCGGCTATTTGATAGCTATGGGTTTAGCGCAGGTTTTGGAATATTTATCCAATTTTCGTTTTCATGCTGCTCAAATTTCTGCTTTACAGAAAACAGGAATTTTTAATCATGTACCGGAGCATTTTTGGTCATTATTAGCAGAGGGTGTCTTTACTGGCGATGTGTGGGCAGTTCCAGAAGGCACAGCAGTGTTTGCTAATGAACCATTATTAAGAATAGAAGCACCTTTATGGCAGGCACAATTAGTAGAAACTTACATTTTAAATACACTCAATTATCAAACTTTAATAGCGACCAAAGCCGCTAGATTACGTGATATTGCGGGGGAAAAAGCCACATTATTAGAATTTGGCACACGGAGAGCCTTTAGTCCTCAAGCCTCATTATGGGCAGCAAGAGCAGCCTTAGCGGGTGGTTTAGATGCCACATCCAATGTGTTAGCAGCATTACAACTAGGTCAGAAACCAAGTGGTACAATGGCTCACGCCTTAGTCATGGCATTGTCAGCCTTAGAAGGAAGTGAAGAAAAAGCCTTTCATGCCTTTCATGAATATTTTCCGGGTGCGCCGTTATTAATAGATACTTATGATACCGTTGCTGCTGCTAAAAAATTGGCAGAAAAGGTCAAGAACGGGGAAATGAAATTACAAGGAGTACGTTTAGATTCTGGGGATTTAGTCAGTTTATCAAAACAAGTGCGATCGCTTCTTCCTGAAGTGGCAATTTTTGCCAGTGGTGACTTAGACGAATGGGAAATACAAAGACTAAAAAAAGAAGGTGCAGAAATTGATGGTTATGGTTTAGGTACAAAATTAGTTACAGGTTCTCCAGTCAATGGAGTTTATAAACTTGTGGATATTGATGGTATTCCTGTGATGAAAATGTCTAGCGGTAAATTTACTTATCCAGGCAAAAAACAGATTTTCCGTTCTTATTCTCAGGGTAAATTAAAGACTGATAGACTAGGTTTATCAGCAGAAAAACCAGTTTCCGAACAACCTTTATTAGAGTTATTGATGAAAAAAGGTAAACAAATCAAACCATCAGAGAATCTAACCACAATTAGACAAAGAACAGCCGCATCCTTAGCTAGTTTACCAGAGGAAATCAGAAGATTAGAACATCCATTTGCTGTTAAAGTTGAAATTTCCGAAATGCTAGAAAAGTTAACTGAAAAAACGAAGAAACTAACTGGAAAAGACATCAATTAATATGAGAAATATTGCATTATTCGGCACAAGCGCAGATCCACCAACCGCAGGACATCAAAAAATTATTAAGTGGCTATCTCAAAGTTATAATTGGGTAGCAGTTTGGGCGGCAGATAATCCTTTCAAGGATCAACAAACACATTTAGAACATCGAGCCACAATGTTGAATTTATTAATTTCCGATCTAAACGCACCGGAAAATAATATTAGTTTAGAACAAGAATTAAGTAGTTGGCGAACATTAGAAACCGTAGAAAAAGCAAAATCAAAATGGGGAAATAATTTTGAATATACCTTAGTAATTGGCTCAGATTTAATAAATCAGTTACCCAAGTGGTATCATATTAAAGATTTACTAAATCAAGTAAAACTTTTAGTAATTCCCCGTCCAGGTTATGTAATAGATGATTTGAGTTTAGAAGCAGTGAGAAACTTAGGAGGAAAAATTGAAATAGCTAGTTTAACAGGTTTGGATGTTTCCTCTACAGCGTTTCGTGAACAAAAAGATATCGAAACCCTCACCCCCCCTGTAATTGCTTACATTCATCGGGAGCATTTGTACGTTTAAATGCCAGCACGCAACCATAATAAAATATCAAATTCTACTCACCATCAACAACCTTTAGCTGATTTTAAAGTCGGTGTTGATAACGTTATATTTTCCGTAGATACAGCCCAAAATCGGCTTCTAGTGCTGCTAGTAATGCGACAGCAAGAACCATTTTCAAACTCTTGGAGTCTCCCCGGTACTTTAGTCCGTCAAGGAGAATCTTTAGAAAATGCTGCTTATCGCATTATGGCAGAAAAAATAAAAGTTAATAATCTTTACCTTGAACAACTATACACTTTTGGTGGTCCTCACCGAGATCCCAGAGAACAAACTAATAGTTATGGAGTCCGTTATTTATCAGTTAGTTATTTTGCCTTAGTTCGGTTTGAAGAAGCAGAATTAATTGCTGATAAAGTCGCTGGTATTGCTTGGTATCCCGTTAAACAAATACCACAATTAGCATTTGACCACCATGAAATTATCACCTATGGACATAGAAGATTAAAAAATAAATTAGAATACAGTCCCGTAGCTTTTGATGTCTTACCAGAAACCTTTACTCTCAATGATTTATATCAGTTATACACCACAGTTTTAGGAGAAAACTTTTCTGATTATTCTAACTTTCGAGCGCGGTTACTTAAACTAGGTTTTCTCTCAGATACCGGAATTAAAGTATCCAGAGGTGCAGGTCGTCCTGCTAGTTTATATAAGTTTGATGAGAAAGCTTTTGCACCTTTTAAGGATAAACCGTTAGTTTTTATTTAATTAAGGTGATAGGTGACAAGCGATAGTTAAAATAAAATCAAAAATAATTATTACCCATTACCAATTCTCTTATTATATGAAAATCGCAATTGCTCAACTTAACCCCATCATCGGTGACTTATCAGGAAATGCTCAAAAAATTCTAGAAGCTGCACAACAAGTAGCGGTAAATGGTATCCGTTTATTATTAACACCAGAACTTTCTTTATGTGGTTATCCACCCAGAGATTTATTATTGAATCCTGGTTTTCTTAAATTAATGGATAGTACATTAAAAAAATTAGCTCAAGACTTACCACCTGATTTAGCTGTTTTAGTGGGAACTGTTGTTAAAAATAAAGAAGCTCAAATTATCGGTGGTAAATCTTTATTTAATAGTATTGCTTGGTTGGAAAATGGAGAAATTAAGCAATATTTCCACAAGCGACTATTACCAACTTATGATGTTTTTGATGAAAACCGCTATTTTGAACCAGGATTACAAGCTAATTATTTCGCTTTAGATGATATCAATATTGGCGTAACTATCTGTGAAGATTTATGGAATAATGAGGAGTTTTGGGGAAAACGTCATTATGCAGTTAATCCCATTGCTGACTTATCAATTTTAGGTGTAGATTTAATTGTTAATTTATCAGCTTCTCCTTATACAGTTGCTAAACAGCAGTTAAGGGAAGCAATGTTAAAACATAGTGCAGAAAAGTTTCAACAGCCATTAATTTATACTAATCAAGTTGGGGGAAATGATGATTTAATTTTTGATGGTCGTAGTTTTGCACTTAATCGTCAAGGTGAAATTATTTCTCGTGCAAAAGGTTTTGAAACTGATTTATTAATAGTTAAATTTAATGAACAAGAAAAAGATTTACAGTTAAATTCTATTAATCCAACTTATGAATCTGAAGATGAAGAAATCTGGCAAGCTTTAGTTTTAGGTGTGCGAGATTATGTCAAAAAATGTCATTTTTCCAAAGTTGTCTTAGGTTTAAGTGGTGGTATAGATTCGGCTTTAGTTGCTGCTATTGCGACAATTGCATTAGGAAAAGAAAATGTTTTAGGTGTGTTAATGCCTTCTCCTTATAGTTCTGAACATTCTGTCAGTGATGCTTTAAAATTAGCGGATAATTTAGGGATTAAAACGCAAATTTTACCTATTGGGGAATTAATGCAAGATTTTGATCATACATTATCAGAATTATTTACAGGAACAGAATTTGGTATTGCTGAGGAAAATGTTCAATCCCGTATTCGTGGGACTTTATTGATGGGGATATCCAATAAATTTGGTCATCTACTTTTATCTACAGGTAATAAATCAGAAATGGCCGTTGGTTACTGCACACTTTACGGTGATATGAATGGTGGTTTAGCGGTAATTGCAGATGTACCAAAAACCCGTGTTTACTCTATTTGTAATTGGTTAAATACCCATAATCAACAAGAAATTATTCCCCAACATATCATTACCAAACCACCGAGTGCAGAATTAAAACCCGGTCAAGTTGATCAAGATTCCTTACCAGCTTATGACATATTAGATGATATTTTAGAACGTGTGATTAATAAACATCAATCAGCAGAGCAAATAGTAGCCGCAGGACATAATCAAGAAATAGTAAATCGAGTATTAAAACTACTTTCCCGTGCAGAATTTAAACGTCGTCAAGCACCTCCAGGACTGAAAATTACTGACCGTGCTTTTGGTACTGGTTGGAGAATGCCTATTGCTTGTAAAATAGAAAATTATTGAGGATAAATAGCAAAAAAGTTAAGGTTACGGTTAGTGCGTTCTCTGATATGAACATTGGCAAAGTTAAAATAATTTCAGAGAACGCGTTATTAGTCTATAAATTTATCCAGAATTGAGGAGTAGTATTAAAGGCTTGAGATAATAACCACAAAAAATTAACAACCAGATACCTACTTGCTCTTTTCTATGTTTTCCAATTCTTTCTCAGTTCGTTCATAGGGTTTAGTCTTAGGTTCCCAAGTAGGAAAAAGACCAACAAAAAAATTATTTACAGTTGTACGTGCTTGAGTGCTTGCTTCTCCCACCGCACCAGGAAAAATCTTATCTCCCCCAGCAACAAACAGTACAGTTCCAATGAAAATAAAAGGTATATATCTTTTCATTTTGAAATTCCCTCGCCGAATACACTAACAACAGTAATTTCCCTAACTCCTATTATGCCCAGAAAAAGTATTAAAAATAACACGATGCCAAAGAAAATATCAACTAAAGTGCTAAGAGATAAATAATTACAAAAATATTCAACTCACCTCAAAATAAATATCCCCTCTTCAGCAAGCCCTAATTATCCATAGGTGGCAAAAGTGGGGAAATCATAAAATTGTATTTTGTAGGTCAAACTACTTGACAGAAACTGCATCAACATCAACAGTATTATCTGTAGAGGTAGAATCATCGCCAGTAGTTTCTACACGACCTGTACGA from Okeanomitos corallinicola TIOX110 includes the following:
- a CDS encoding mercuric reductase, whose amino-acid sequence is MSKLDFERVTVLPMDEYNQKLVANVHPENWINPQPADCYDLVVIGAGTAGLVVAAGAAGLGLGLKVALIEKHLMGGDCLNVGCVPSKALIRSSRVIGEIWKAQDLGINVSQNYDVDFATVMARLRKIRSGISHHDSAARFKNLGVDVFLGSGQFASKNTIEVDGQILKFKKAVIATGARAVKPEIRGIEAAGYLTNETVFSLIQKPHQLAVIGGGPIGCELAQAFRRLGCEVTLFHHGSHILNKEDREAAEILERVLTDEGINLVLNCQLEEVVTVTEGKQLYFSTNGKRDSVTVNEILVGAGRAPNVEGLNLEKVGVEYDQKYGVKVNDYLQTTNLNIYAAGDICMNWKFTHAADAAARIVIKNTLFSPFGLGRSQLSKLVMPWVTYTDPEIAHVGIYAQEAKKLGMEIETIKISFNNLDRAITDSEEAGFLKIHHKKGTDEIIGATIVASHAGEMISEITTAIVNKIGLSKLSGVIHPYPTQAEAIKKAADAYRRTLLTSKTKKILQFLTKLS
- a CDS encoding peptide ligase PGM1-related protein — encoded protein: MITMNISNLEQIEEFHNLQLTLRERWKTSEIFDKSEADILIIPSLSIDQGELQKIEGCEHYEERLLFSLIRLRNPRTRLIYVTSMPLHPSIIDYYLQLLPGIPFSHARHRLLLLSTYDASLKPLSQKILERPRLIAKIRQALRLDKAFMVCYNSSFWEAELSLKLNVPLYAAAPDLHIWGTKSGSREIFNHSGVPHPKGSNLVWNSPDLATAAANLWESQPILKRMVVKLNEGISGEGNAILDLQPLTDFAPGKSSHAQRVAAISDRFVNLRFQATKETWSNFSQRIPELGAIVESFIEGEIKRSPSVQGRITPDGKVEILSTHDQILGGPDGQIYLGCRFPADQEYRLQLQQLGLQVGEKLAEKGTLERYGVDFVTVDQGDGKWDIQAIEINLRKGGTTHPFMTLKLLTNGDYDLSTGLFYSQQGKSKYYIATDNLQNDHYRGLLPNDLMDIIAHHRLHFDTGTETGSVFHLMGCLSQFGKLGLTSIGDSPQEAEDIYNKVIQVLDLESSDEHIGDQLFSDYAFPITADSFGY
- a CDS encoding nicotinate phosphoribosyltransferase — translated: MIISRVLASMIQFISEAFMRIFSPTDDAYPVIGFQPFTGVAYKKRHAANW
- a CDS encoding nicotinate phosphoribosyltransferase; translated protein: MTNFADVNHNKDSGQNPELNINPENYSLLTDLYQLTMTACYTGEGIEQKQASFEMFVRRLPEGFGYLIAMGLAQVLEYLSNFRFHAAQISALQKTGIFNHVPEHFWSLLAEGVFTGDVWAVPEGTAVFANEPLLRIEAPLWQAQLVETYILNTLNYQTLIATKAARLRDIAGEKATLLEFGTRRAFSPQASLWAARAALAGGLDATSNVLAALQLGQKPSGTMAHALVMALSALEGSEEKAFHAFHEYFPGAPLLIDTYDTVAAAKKLAEKVKNGEMKLQGVRLDSGDLVSLSKQVRSLLPEVAIFASGDLDEWEIQRLKKEGAEIDGYGLGTKLVTGSPVNGVYKLVDIDGIPVMKMSSGKFTYPGKKQIFRSYSQGKLKTDRLGLSAEKPVSEQPLLELLMKKGKQIKPSENLTTIRQRTAASLASLPEEIRRLEHPFAVKVEISEMLEKLTEKTKKLTGKDIN
- a CDS encoding NUDIX domain-containing protein — encoded protein: MPARNHNKISNSTHHQQPLADFKVGVDNVIFSVDTAQNRLLVLLVMRQQEPFSNSWSLPGTLVRQGESLENAAYRIMAEKIKVNNLYLEQLYTFGGPHRDPREQTNSYGVRYLSVSYFALVRFEEAELIADKVAGIAWYPVKQIPQLAFDHHEIITYGHRRLKNKLEYSPVAFDVLPETFTLNDLYQLYTTVLGENFSDYSNFRARLLKLGFLSDTGIKVSRGAGRPASLYKFDEKAFAPFKDKPLVFI
- a CDS encoding NAD+ synthase, whose product is MKIAIAQLNPIIGDLSGNAQKILEAAQQVAVNGIRLLLTPELSLCGYPPRDLLLNPGFLKLMDSTLKKLAQDLPPDLAVLVGTVVKNKEAQIIGGKSLFNSIAWLENGEIKQYFHKRLLPTYDVFDENRYFEPGLQANYFALDDINIGVTICEDLWNNEEFWGKRHYAVNPIADLSILGVDLIVNLSASPYTVAKQQLREAMLKHSAEKFQQPLIYTNQVGGNDDLIFDGRSFALNRQGEIISRAKGFETDLLIVKFNEQEKDLQLNSINPTYESEDEEIWQALVLGVRDYVKKCHFSKVVLGLSGGIDSALVAAIATIALGKENVLGVLMPSPYSSEHSVSDALKLADNLGIKTQILPIGELMQDFDHTLSELFTGTEFGIAEENVQSRIRGTLLMGISNKFGHLLLSTGNKSEMAVGYCTLYGDMNGGLAVIADVPKTRVYSICNWLNTHNQQEIIPQHIITKPPSAELKPGQVDQDSLPAYDILDDILERVINKHQSAEQIVAAGHNQEIVNRVLKLLSRAEFKRRQAPPGLKITDRAFGTGWRMPIACKIENY